From Methanosarcina lacustris Z-7289, one genomic window encodes:
- a CDS encoding glycoside hydrolase family 18 protein, whose protein sequence is MRKKIFILFILACIIFIIDSKVDNATIDTYFVSSTVPTTLTDTIVYGFWPDWPYLESYQPDWNTLTHVSYSKWILNSDGTLTNPENMSNYYAVRDQAHQHGVKITLCIKSNDPYVMDSVIANHQTDFINNISNSLQMYGADGVNLDLETPTDINSITGTSNVPLFENLMANLHKTLKAANSSYHISLDVPWEIKYVASFKNANLNKYIDSVFLMSYDYCNRNTTAPNSPYDSPIRYDAIDSVCETSKYFNKNQIILGLPFYGYDYSTDSNQPGAKIINERAVSIRDAVNNSQIYGRIWDSDSNTPWYYYKSGDTWHQVWYDDDESLRLKYQYAKSENLGGVGFWALGYELNYSNVWNVCQADFPT, encoded by the coding sequence ATGAGAAAAAAGATATTCATTCTCTTTATATTGGCTTGTATCATCTTTATAATTGATAGTAAAGTCGATAATGCAACAATAGATACATATTTTGTATCATCAACAGTGCCCACAACGCTTACCGATACTATAGTATATGGTTTTTGGCCCGACTGGCCTTATCTTGAATCCTATCAACCAGATTGGAATACCTTAACTCATGTTTCATATTCTAAATGGATTTTAAACAGTGATGGTACACTCACGAACCCCGAAAATATGAGTAACTATTATGCAGTTCGGGACCAGGCACATCAACACGGAGTAAAAATAACACTGTGTATAAAATCAAATGATCCATATGTAATGGACAGTGTAATTGCAAACCACCAGACAGATTTCATAAACAATATATCAAATTCATTACAGATGTACGGAGCAGATGGAGTAAATTTAGACCTGGAAACACCAACCGATATAAATAGTATCACCGGAACTTCAAATGTTCCTTTATTTGAAAATTTAATGGCGAATCTTCATAAAACGTTAAAAGCTGCAAATTCCTCTTACCATATCTCTCTTGATGTCCCCTGGGAAATAAAATATGTTGCGAGCTTCAAAAACGCAAATCTTAATAAATATATTGATTCCGTTTTTCTCATGAGTTATGATTATTGTAATCGAAATACCACGGCTCCCAATTCACCATATGACAGCCCAATAAGATATGATGCGATCGATTCAGTATGTGAAACATCAAAATACTTTAATAAAAACCAAATAATATTAGGTTTGCCATTTTATGGTTATGATTATTCGACAGATTCCAATCAGCCAGGAGCAAAAATAATCAACGAACGAGCCGTATCTATAAGAGATGCTGTTAATAATTCTCAGATTTACGGCAGGATTTGGGACTCGGATTCCAATACTCCCTGGTACTATTATAAGTCTGGTGATACATGGCATCAAGTATGGTACGATGACGATGAATCACTTAGATTAAAATATCAATACGCAAAATCTGAAAATCTAGGTGGAGTAGGTTTTTGGGCTTTGGGATACGAATTAAATTATTCTAACGTCTGGAATGTGTGCCAGGCAGATTTCCCTACATAA